The Acidobacteriota bacterium genome includes a window with the following:
- a CDS encoding MOSC domain-containing protein, translated as MSTPTTGAEKATGRLQRIWLKRVRRGPMDLQDRATLIAGEGLEGDASRGRSRRQVTLIEEELWQEIARELGPQVDPVMRRANLLVSGVSLAESRHRILHIGTCRLQIHGETRPCRLMEETLPGLQAALDPDWRGGAFATVLTGGEIEVGDEVRWEAD; from the coding sequence GTGAGCACCCCGACCACCGGCGCCGAGAAGGCCACCGGCCGGCTCCAGCGCATCTGGCTCAAGCGGGTCCGCCGCGGTCCCATGGACCTGCAGGACCGGGCGACGTTGATCGCCGGGGAAGGCCTGGAGGGCGACGCCAGCCGCGGCCGCAGCCGGCGTCAGGTCACCCTCATCGAGGAAGAGCTGTGGCAGGAGATTGCGAGGGAGCTCGGCCCGCAAGTGGATCCGGTGATGCGCCGCGCCAATCTACTCGTCTCCGGCGTCTCCCTCGCGGAAAGCCGCCACCGCATCCTCCACATCGGCACCTGCCGGCTCCAGATCCACGGCGAGACCCGCCCCTGCCGGCTGATGGAGGAAACCCTCCCGGGCCTGCAGGCCGCCCTCGACCCCGATTGGCGCGGCGGCGCCTTCGCCACGGTCCTCACCGGCGGCGAGATCGAGGTGGGAGACGAGGTGCGGTGGGAGGCCGACTGA
- a CDS encoding VOC family protein, with product MEAKLASILAAKATGIDHVAIAVKDLEESIQFYSEVLGMELVERRETKGKKSAMISAVMKAGPLTFVLLQGTSPESQVTRYVEHYGPGVQHIAIGLEGLPEVVEQLEGSGLDFDTGLIRNNGLVQRFSHREPNSGMMFEFIEHVDEDGDFSDESVQQLFEELESKDTF from the coding sequence ATGGAAGCGAAGCTCGCTTCGATTCTCGCAGCAAAAGCAACCGGCATCGACCACGTGGCCATTGCCGTCAAGGACCTCGAGGAGTCCATCCAGTTCTACTCCGAGGTTCTCGGCATGGAGCTCGTGGAGCGTCGTGAGACCAAGGGCAAGAAGAGCGCCATGATCTCTGCCGTCATGAAGGCCGGGCCGCTGACCTTCGTGCTTCTGCAGGGCACTTCGCCGGAGTCCCAGGTGACTCGCTATGTCGAGCACTATGGCCCGGGAGTCCAGCACATCGCCATTGGCCTCGAGGGTCTCCCGGAGGTCGTGGAGCAGCTGGAGGGCAGCGGTCTGGACTTCGATACCGGCCTGATTCGCAACAACGGCCTGGTTCAGCGCTTCTCCCACCGCGAGCCCAACTCCGGGATGATGTTCGAGTTCATCGAGCACGTCGACGAGGACGGGGACTTCTCCGACGAGAGCGTCCAGCAGCTGTTCGAGGAGCTGGAGTCGAAGGACACCTTCTGA